Proteins encoded by one window of Babylonia areolata isolate BAREFJ2019XMU chromosome 8, ASM4173473v1, whole genome shotgun sequence:
- the LOC143284498 gene encoding nuclear receptor ROR-alpha-like: protein MTELQKIVQASNDAYKSDMMRSFVSDFKGQLSQSVAADPGYVGVGTGASLFAPPSTLAAPSTTSSSTGTTTDNANANVLIQESRTDNVQTENGNTTTETNQNTINANRAGTTTISTSTSTSTTASSTTGEEPDTNANTSEVAAMLAEVRGASPETQQLLVQQVSEATVEAHKATCINMQHVVQDARTRFTAVKEAGGLPDMSKMSLSSSAMWEKMTEQIMPEVGKTIQFFKLLPGFNELCLEDQMLLIKQGTFEVMMTRFSMLIDHEKETMLDPSHKMVCPRHVVREMPMGNFLDGFFRVGAQFNPIGLKDDEIGVFTAVMAFSPSRPGLKEAKLIGTIQLLYLRSLFNLMKQNHSDPDTKFTKVLGLVPMFRRMSEEHSKALGAMKMQSPDAFDKQFHPLHKELYTQEQ from the exons ATGACGGAGCTGCAGAAGATCGTCCAGGCCAGCAACGACGCTTACAAGTCCGACATGATGCGGTCGTTTGTCAGCGACTTCAAAGGGCAACTCTCCCAGTCCGTGGCTGCCGACCCGGGCTACGTGGGTGTGGGGACGGGGGCAAGTCTCttcgccccgccctccaccctggccgccccttccaccacctcctcgtcGACAGGAACCACGACGGACAACGCCAACGCCAACGTCCTGATCCAAGAGAGCCGCACCGACAACGTGCAGACCGAGAACGGCAACACCACCACCGAGACCAACCAGAACACCATCAACGCTAACCGCGCcggcaccaccaccatctccacctccacctcgaCGTCCACCACAGCCAGCTCCACGACCGGGGAGGAACCGGACACAAACGCCAACACGTCGGAGGTGGCGGCGATGCTGGCGGAGGTTCGCGGCGCCTCGCCGGAGACCCAGCAGCTACTGGTGCAGCAGGTGTCGGAGGCCACGGTGGAGGCTCACAAGGCCACGTGCATCAACATGCAGCACGTGGTGCAGGACGCCCGGACACGCTTCACGGCCGTCAAGGAAGCGGGCGGGCTG cctgaCATGAGCAAGATGTCTCTGAGCTCCAGCGCCATGTGGGAGAAGATGACAGAGCAGATCATGCCAGAGGTCGGCAAGACCATCCAGTTCTTCAAGCTGTTGCCTG GATTCAACGAGCTGTGTCTGGAGGACCAGATGCTGCTGATCAAGCAAGGGACCTTCGAGGTCATGATGACCCGGTTCTCCATGCTGATTGACCACGAGAAAGAGACCATGCTGGACCCTTCCCACAAGATGGTGTGCCCTAG GCATGTCGTTCGGGAGATGCCAATGGGCAACTTCCTGGATGGCTTTTTTAGGGTGGGTGCTCAGTTCAACCCCATCGGACTGAAGGACGACGAGATCGGCGTCTTCACGGCGGTGATGGCCTTCAGCCCCAGTCGCCCCGGTCTGAAGGAGGCCAAGCTCATTGGCACTATCCAGCTGCTGTACCTGCGTTCCCTCTTCAACCTCATGAAGCAGAATCACTCGG ACCCAGACACCAAGTTCACCAAAGTCCTCGGCCTGGTGCCCATGTTTCGTCGTATGAGCGAAGAGCACAGTAAGGCTTTGGGGGCTATGAAAATGCAGTCTCCAGACGCCTTCGACAAGCAGTTCCATCCGCTTCACAAAGAATTGTATACACAAGAGCaataa